The Candidatus Margulisiibacteriota bacterium genome has a window encoding:
- a CDS encoding tRNA adenosine(34) deaminase TadA has translation MIAEDVFSNEYFMAEALKLAEQAALCDEVPVGAVIVHENRIIARSYNTRELSQNPIAHAEVLSLQAAASVLNSWRLDQCDLYVTLEPCPMCLGAAINSRIKKIIYGASDPKAGACGSVLNFYAHPGLNHSIEVVGGVMAEECGTILSDFFRAKRKSLKGSP, from the coding sequence TTGATAGCAGAAGACGTGTTCTCTAATGAATATTTTATGGCGGAAGCATTGAAACTGGCAGAGCAAGCAGCGCTATGTGACGAAGTTCCTGTCGGTGCAGTCATTGTTCATGAGAATAGAATAATAGCCCGTAGTTATAACACAAGAGAACTCTCTCAGAATCCCATTGCACATGCAGAGGTACTTTCTTTGCAAGCGGCGGCTTCAGTTCTCAATAGTTGGAGACTTGACCAGTGTGATCTCTATGTGACTCTTGAGCCGTGCCCGATGTGCCTTGGAGCTGCAATTAATTCCCGGATTAAGAAAATAATCTACGGGGCAAGTGATCCCAAAGCCGGAGCTTGCGGCTCGGTGCTCAATTTTTATGCACATCCTGGACTTAATCATTCGATTGAGGTTGTGGGTGGTGTTATGGCTGAGGAATGCGGTACAATTCTTTCGGATTTCTTCCGTGCAAAGCGAAAGAGCCTAAAAGGTTCTCCTTGA